A section of the Felis catus isolate Fca126 chromosome B2, F.catus_Fca126_mat1.0, whole genome shotgun sequence genome encodes:
- the LOC101084793 gene encoding glutathione S-transferase A4-like isoform X1 — protein MIIVFLLFLLFLFCPSENPEPGVMTTKPKLCYFCGRGRMESIRWLLAAAGVEFEEEFIETTEQYEKLQKDGRLLFGQVPMVEIDGMVLTQTRAILSYLAAKYDLYGKDLKETVRINMYADGTLDLMMMTAQAAFKPSEEKEENLTLIVKKAKTRYFPAFEKILNDHGEDFLVGNKFSWADIQLLEAILMVEELDASVLSDFPLLKAFKARISNIPTIKKFLQPGSPRKPPPDSHYVEVVRGILQF, from the exons ATGAtcattgttttcttgcttttcttacttttcttattttgccCTTCAGAAAACCCTGAGCCAGGAGTCATGACAACCAAGCCCAAGCTCTGCTACTTTTGTGGCAGGGGCAGGATGGAGTCGATCCGCTGGCTGCTGGCTGCAGCTGGAGTGGAG TTTGAAGAAGAATTTATTGAAACAACAGAACAATATGAGAAGTTGCAGAAGG ACGGACGCCTGCTATTTGGCCAAGTGCCTATGGTTGAAATTGATGGAATGGTGCTGACACAGACTAGAGCCATCCTCAGCTACCTTGCTGCCAAGTACGACTTGTATGGGAAGGACCTGAAGGAGACAGTCAG GATCAACATGTACGCTGACGGCACCCTGGACCTCATGATGATGACCGCGCAGGCTGCGTTCAAACCCTctgaggaaaaagaggagaatcTTACTTTAATCGTGAAGAAAGCTAAAACCCGTTACTTCCCCGCCTTTGAAAAG ATTTTGAATGACCACGGAGAGGATTTTCTCGTTGGCAACAAATTCAGTTGGGCAGACATACAACTGTTGGAAGCTATTTTAATGGTGGAAGAACTCGATGCTTCTGTTCTTTCTGACTTCCCTCTACTGAAG GCATTTAAAGCAAGAATCAGCAACATCCCTACAATTAAGAAGTTCCTGCAGCCTGGGAGTCCGAGGAAGCCACCCCCAGATAGCCACTATGTGGAGGTAGTCAGGGGCATCCTGCAGTTCTGA
- the LOC101084793 gene encoding glutathione S-transferase A4-like isoform X2 has product MIIVFLLFLLFLFCPSENPEPGVMTTKPKLCYFCGRGRMESIRWLLAAAGVEFEEEFIETTEQYEKLQKDGRLLFGQVPMVEIDGMVLTQTRAILSYLAAKYDLYGKDLKETVRINMYADGTLDLMMMTAQAAFKPSEEKEENLTLIVKKAKTRYFPAFEKILNDHGEDFLVGNKFSWADIQLLEAILMVEELDASVLSDFPLLKSEEKFIETPRRLGELKE; this is encoded by the exons ATGAtcattgttttcttgcttttcttacttttcttattttgccCTTCAGAAAACCCTGAGCCAGGAGTCATGACAACCAAGCCCAAGCTCTGCTACTTTTGTGGCAGGGGCAGGATGGAGTCGATCCGCTGGCTGCTGGCTGCAGCTGGAGTGGAG TTTGAAGAAGAATTTATTGAAACAACAGAACAATATGAGAAGTTGCAGAAGG ACGGACGCCTGCTATTTGGCCAAGTGCCTATGGTTGAAATTGATGGAATGGTGCTGACACAGACTAGAGCCATCCTCAGCTACCTTGCTGCCAAGTACGACTTGTATGGGAAGGACCTGAAGGAGACAGTCAG GATCAACATGTACGCTGACGGCACCCTGGACCTCATGATGATGACCGCGCAGGCTGCGTTCAAACCCTctgaggaaaaagaggagaatcTTACTTTAATCGTGAAGAAAGCTAAAACCCGTTACTTCCCCGCCTTTGAAAAG ATTTTGAATGACCACGGAGAGGATTTTCTCGTTGGCAACAAATTCAGTTGGGCAGACATACAACTGTTGGAAGCTATTTTAATGGTGGAAGAACTCGATGCTTCTGTTCTTTCTGACTTCCCTCTACTGAAG